CCCAACCTTGGTGTTCTCTCCTTGTAACGTTACAAATAGATCGGCACtggtatttaaaaaatatatttttaaaaaaaattcatacattttaaaatatcaaaattaaagttttttaaggtacggaaataataaaaagtaatcaaTTGATAGTCCAAAATTACTCGTAAACTAATTTCGtgatcaattaaaaaatgataatgaattcttaaataaaaaaaacagataaGCTAACattgcatcaaaattaatgtaTGCAGGTGTACCTATTCAGAGAAATTAAGAAGTTACtattaaaattcaaacataatATGAATAAAACTACTAATTgtgtcaaatattattattattattattacttaactATTAACATTTcagtatattaaaataaagatactTTTCAGCAAAAGAATTGGAAATAAGTGACAATCTAGATTATGAAATTAATCTGATAGTCTGTAGGTTGGATTGTCAAAATCTCTGTTTGATTTGTGAaacaaatagatataaataCATGCTCAAGAAAAGTCAGTTGTCTTTCTTTGTTCAAAGTCACCagattaaataattacatatacaCGCAATAGCCCctcatcaaaattaaattttactcaTGTTTTCATGGTTTACTTCTTTACAATTAAGAGCAGCAACCAAATTTTAAtcaacatacatatatatatatatatatatatatatatatatatatatataaaagcttaaaaaagtttgaagtctttaacaataaatttaagaagTTTCTAATAAACTTATTGAatattcaatcaatttatattttttaattgaattgtgtttaatttttctgCAGGTGATATGGTTTTTAATTGACTATTatcagtattattttattttatcacctTGGTTGGTGGAAGTTGTCACTAAAAGTTATCCTAccgttttaaaatttataaatttataatttcataattttaaaagtataaattgtaaaattatgaaatattaaaatgatatagttataaaattggaaaattaaaaattccaaaattctaaacttataaaaattacaaaattcaaaaataagaaaataagttatTGTAACAACTGAGCAAGTATCGATTAAAAAAGcatttaaataacataaactCATTGAAAAACACAAACTTATTAATTAATACATAAGCCATACAACTTTATTaggaatttaattaaaagtttacaaatttatcttaaaacttatttaaaacatttattattcaAACATATTGCATCACTTAACCCATTAAGTTACCCCTACCAATCATTTTACAAAATGATCGTGTAGTCTAATAAGGGTTTAACTTTCCACAGTCATAACCTGCCTTCTTAAGATATTGACCAGCCATGAATGCAGGTAAGATGTTTTCCCTTAAAAAGGTAACCAATTTGGACTCAGCCTGTTGAATAGAACCCAACATGAAAGCTGTAGTAGTAACATCAACGGCTCTCCATCTTCTCTCCTTTACATATTTNNNNNNNNNNNNNNNNNNNNNNNNNNNNNNNNNNNNNNNNNNNNNNNNNNNNNNNNNNNNNNNNNNNNNNNNNNNNNNNNNNNNNNNNNNNNNNNNNNNNNNNNNNNNNNNNNNNNNNNNNNNNNNNNNNNNNNNNNNNNNNNNNNNNNNNNNNNNNNNNNNNNNNNNNNNNNNNNNNNNNNNNNNNNNNNNNNNNNNNNNNNNNNNNNNNNNNNNNNNNNNNNNNNNNNNNNNNNNNNNNNNNNNNNNNNNNNNNNNNNNNNNNNNNNNNNNNNNNNNNNNNNNNNNNNNNNNNNNNNNNNNNNNNNNNNNNNNNNNNNNNNNNNNNNNNNNNNNNNNNNNNNNNNNNNNNNNNNNNNNNNNNNNNNNNNNNNNNNNNNNNNNNNNNNNNNNNNNNNNNNNNNNNNNNNNNNNNNNNNNNNNNNNNNNNNNNNNNNNNNNNNNNNNNNNNNNNNNNNNNNNNNNNNNNNNNNNNNNNNNNNNNNNNNNNNNNNNNNNNNNNNNNNNNNNNNNNNNNNNNNNNNNNNNNNNNNNNNNNNNNNNNNNNNNNNNNNNNNNNNNNNNNNNNNNNNNNNNNNNNNNNNNNNNNNNNNNNNNNNNNNNNNNNNNNNNNNNNNNNNNNNNNNNNNNNNNNNNNNNNNNNNNNNNNNNNNNNNNNNNNNNNNNNNNNNNNNNNNNNNNNNNNNNNNNNNNNNNNNNNNNNNNNNNNNNNNNNNNNNNNNNNNNNNNNNNNNNNNNNNNNNNNNNNNNNNNNNNNNNNNNNNNNNNNNNNNNNNNNNNNNNNNNNNNNNNNNNNNNNNNNNNNNNNNNNNNNNNNNNNNNNNNNNNNNNNNNNNNNNNNNNNNNNNNNNNNNNNNNNNNNNNNNNNNNNNNNNNNNNNNNNNNNNNNNNNNNNNNNNNNNNNNNNNNNTCTGATGGTTTCTTTTGGAAGCTCATTGACCAGGACTTCCAACACTTTTGTTCGTTGAACACAACGAATTTCAATACCTCTACAACATCACAAAAACTCCAATCATAGAAAGaatttagataaaatttaaacatttagcCACACGGATTCACATGGTATACATACTCTTGGTTTTCTGTTGATTTGAAAGGCTTGGCTGCTATTTGTTTCCCAGTAACCAATGAAGTTGTGACAATCCTGCAGTCCAATTCTTGTAGTTAGTTTAGAGAAAAATGAATCATACTGAGAGAAGAAAGTTTAAAAGATGTTTTTGCATACCCATGGAGCCGTCGATGGTTGTGGCGGAGTTTGTCTCCAACACCGACAGCATCCAAAGCCTTCCAAGCATTTTGCCATAGGGACAAAGAAAAGCCAGTGACCCTCAAATTATCCGAAGATTCCAACACCAAACTTCGGATACCTAATCTGTGGGTATGAATGAAGAGTTGTGACACATGAAGACAGTACATGTGTGTATACACTGTTGTGTGGCCTTTTATGGCACTAAAGTGCTaccaaaaaataatacaaaataaaaaatttctttaataacacttttttaataatatttttgtttcaaatattttttaaatataaattcaaataaatcaataaaataataacatatatcttTAAATACGTCTTCGTTTTGTTACcatttaacatgattttaactaatttcttatgtaattcatatatttatatttcttaagtATGTTATTTCCTATATCATGaatcactaaaaatatataaataaatagggaatttaaaacttaatatatattgattttgatgtATAAGTGATTGTCAATGTTTATATCatcatttaacttattttataatgtatttaacgacatctttaattaatttaaccaatttaacttaaatgttttaattcCTTGACAAAGTATTGTTTGCCAAATGAATAACTCAAAACTAttccaaaaatagaaaattaaaagcttaAGAAATATTGATTTTGGATGTTTGTCTGATTTTACATAACcatttaaccaattttataatatatttaaccatttttaatatattttaatattcatttataatatagatATTATGTTATCTGTATGtataaatatcaattatcagtaaaagaaattaaagtttaatttacattttaatgaattaaatttaattaaaattaaaatataattatttttgattaagttaaatttaattaaaattaaaatttaatttatgttgtatattatatttcttacatttcatttaaaaattataaatattaatccaattaaacaaataattattttattacgaATTAAATAACAGATAAGTGAAGTTGGTGTCAAATCATCCCGTTATCATTTTTAACTATGATAACATGTCCAGTAGCattaagataattatatttttaacacgTGTATTACAGAGGAAAATATTACACTCTAAATTACATGAACATGACCTCTTTTAAATACGCTACCTAGGTCTGAACTGATGCACGCTTATATAAGTGTCTTGactttgaacattttttataaataaaacataaaagtttgGTAAAAGAATATTCTGTTGACATCAGAGGTATCActtaataatcattattattaaaaaataacttgtgtatatataaaaatattgaaaagtgtatataaaaatagaacGAGGCTTTCACACACTtaaacttttacatttattttaatatattattttttaattttattttttttcacttaaaaaaaatataaaattttatatttttataactattttatctttatagtatttgttaaatgaatgtaaaagtgtatcgtggtataaaaattaattgatctGAAAATAATAGTGGGACTAATTTGTTAGTAGAAGAAGCGGAAAAGAATACCTATGAAGTCCTAATGAAGTTGTGACGCCTGCAATTCCAGCTCCCACAATGACAATATCTTGAACTAATTCTGTTTCCATTATTCTGTTGTAGAGAAGAAGTATATGGAAGAAGACTCTCCTGCATCCTTATATAGAACAGAAAAACGGAAGGTGAACCATCTCTTTCACTTCAACGTGCAGCCTTGTGACCAATTAAATGTCCACCTGGAAGTTGAGTTATTTAATGACCATACATATTGTACTTTTACAACAATAcccttttcatttcaaattataagTGCATTTCCTTTCCATTATTAGGGGTATGCAAAAAGAAGAGTCACTGATCTTCATTCATTGGTTGTTCACATTGCTTATCAAAACTTTCGTCGGTGGCTACAGTTACTCTGCTTTCAAATCTAAAAGAATCTTGGGACCAAATTTAGcataataattttaagtatattaatattttaataattttttttaacaacttcttAACAACAAGACatatgttattgttttattggtctgtttaaatttattttaaaaaagatattgggttaaatatgtttttagtccctgtactttggaatgattttgattttagtctctctttcaaactaaggtacactttagtccttcaactttagaaaactttggttttagtcttttttatcaaatttttttaactttatttgttgtttcaagtatttggattgtttatctatttgacacatttttgcttaaatgttaactgagaaacgcgtttgaaacagcaaataaagttaaaaaaatttgataaaaaagactaaaaccaaagttttctaaagttgaaggactaaattgtactttagtttgagagggagactaaaattaaaatcgtTCCAAAGTAcatgaactaaaaacatatttaatccaaaaatatttaaaatagacaaaTCACAAACTATTACGTATGtgatgtaaaaaaattgtcaaaaaagtttGTTAAAACAACTATTTCATAACTTTAAATCTATTTCAATTTACAGCATACTCTTTCTTTCATGTGGagacatatattttataaaatcatgatTGTTTGATAATGATTTAATAATGGATTTACAACATATCATGTGGagacatatattttataaaatcatggGTGTTTGATAATGATTTAATGATGGATGAAATAATGTGTTtaagaaacaataaatatattaatacgtaaaaattaaaaaattgatatttaagaaaaactataaaatatttattgaaataacatataaatattttttaaataaaaaataaattatcaaaacatTGTAATAGATGATTAAAGGTGCTTAGTGAGATAAATGATCTTTACATTTTTGAGATAAATTTgaatgtttctttatttttgttgttttatgttGTTGCGataaaactcttttttaatttgatgacGTTGgattggaataaaaaaaatttaacatagttTGTAACATAAAGTTATTTACTTTAATAGTTGAGATTTTCAGTTAAAAGTAATTGATTTGAAATATGtagtcttaaaaaaataaaattgtcagaACTTAAATGATTAAGTTTTGTTATGAATATTGTGGTAAAGTAAATTATGCCATTTGTTATGTGGTATTATGAATTGTTATAATACATAAGGTGAAAGTAATGATAAATAGTATATTCAGATGAGATTTTACATGAGGACTATCTGGTAAACTAATATTAAACAGATGtatagtataatttttaataataaaagtcaaCGAGAgacttttatattgattataaaaatatatcctgttatattttattgtgattgtgattacgAAGGAGAGACACTTTTATATTACGATTATAAAACTACATCCTCTCATATTTTATTGTGATTGAAAGGACTTTGAGGAATTATTATGAGATcgttcatttttttattgttttaatttttttccatttcttaaatttgtaaGCATTAGGTTATCTACATAAATAACTACTTATATTTATTGAGATTAGatataatacatataattattgtgtaaaattatgttattaatatatacgatttttcaattcaaattagttttttaattttatgtttaatactTAATGtgaatgatttaaattttgtgaTTCTTGTTGgtgaaatatttttagaatttatagttgaaatgaaatgtttaatatcaatttatcattattaactatatatatatatatatatatatatatatatatatatatatacactaatatatatatatatactaatattttcTCCGTACAATCATTAGGTTAGATGCCTTCAACACAATAGGGACCCTTCAAGTTAATAAATAAGATGGATTGAAGATAGTGATATAGATATCAGCCTTTCTTAACTATAATTATTAAGATTGGGAAGTTAAAAGCAATCCGATTccctattattataattaacatCAGCCACATGTTTGTCCAGGTTCAAGGAACACAAGCCACTCTCatccatcataaaaaaataagataaaactaACGTggcaaaaattaaataaattaaacgcATATCTCTTGCTAGaacaatgaaaaaacaaattatatacgTTGCaccttaattaaaataattaaacacgtTTTATACATGACATCAAGATTTCGATTACTTTATTCTTCCCCAGTGCCATTTTTCCTTCTATGCTTGAAGATATCATAATTTATAGATAATTGGCTATAAAACCAAACATTTGAAGTTTATGGTATGTCTGGAAAACTGTCATACATGTGCTATATTTTGGATGATTTTAACATGatgttataatgtttttataGGAGATGGGATAGAAATTAATTAGTGTCTTATGTTTTTCTTCAGAATAACTAGAGATTGCAGGGATTAAAAGTTATCCATAGAACTTCATATTTTTGCCATGTATTAAACATTTGAAGATAACATTGACTGCAGGATATTGCAGAAGCACATGGAAGAACTGACCAAAGATGTGGAAagattcattcatatttttttaatatagaaatatttttttacgacatttgaatattaattacttGTGATTGCttaaaaattattccacaataatgtttataattattattattaattgtgaagtaatttttgaccaatcacagattgacacgtaatgaatgttcaaatgtttcaaaaaaaatattatctaaatatcataaacattattgtagagtaattttttaccaatcacagactgacacgtaatcaatgttcaaatatttcaaaaaaatattatctaaatatcattatcttatattttattaggaaaaattcatttaacaataatttttaacaacattttaacaaCATACACACAATTTTTGAttgattcatttcaaataattttttaaatataaattaaaacacaccaataaaatgataacatatATCcagttataaaaaagttattaaaagaagTTCTCAAAATATCGACATCTTTTATTACTGTCcattcatattttttgttttattatttgttattattattatttagagaTTCTAGAATATTGTGTTATAGTCAAAAACAATTTGTTAAAGGtggatttttaaaattaaaagatttaagaTCTCATTAAAtctctaattttccaaaatctcTGATTAAACgataattattcaattaaataaattttatacaaataaagacttaattaataacaaaaataaatgaaagacgaatttaatacttttaaagaaaaattaaagaccttaaaaattattaaatctttaactttttattaaaaaaaggaaaggacAAATAAATACCCCACTCCTAAAATGTTCTATGTGGTTTGTGGAGAAAACATTATCAGTACATTACATCACAGACAAACCACGTGGTTccgtattattattattgtggtGCTGTGTGCGTCTGTGTCTGTACGTCcagcttatttatttttttagcagCTCAGaccaccttttttttttgtctggtTTCACCTTCATCGAGATTCTGCTTCGACATTTTATCTAGGAAATTAAATGCCTACAAATTAGCAACTGCCATGTACCAGGATACTGTGaacattaaattatacaatttttcgTTATTTTATTCCTGTCCACGAAAATTTTACTGTGACATTACGGATATCGAGTGCA
This genomic interval from Vigna radiata var. radiata cultivar VC1973A chromosome 8, Vradiata_ver6, whole genome shotgun sequence contains the following:
- the LOC106770728 gene encoding monooxygenase 2, which produces METELVQDIVIVGAGIAGVTTSLGLHRLGIRSLVLESSDNLRVTGFSLSLWQNAWKALDAVGVGDKLRHNHRRLHGIVTTSLVTGKQIAAKPFKSTENQEGIEIRCVQRTKVLEVLVNELPKETIRAESKLVTFLRENILPAFMAGQYLKKAGYDCGKLNPY